The genomic window GATGGCAATGGGAGTGCAAAATCTTGATTTTTTTAAGAATGTGGCAAATGCGGAAGCCTTCATAGAAAATATGGCAAACATTATCATATTTCCAACTACAGACGTGCGAACACTTGAAAGACTTCAAGACCAACTTTCCTTAACAGGAAGCGAAATTAACTTCTTGCAAAATACAAGCAAGGCTTCAAGGCAAATTCTTTTAAAGAGAAAAGATGAATCTGCAATTCTTGATATTAATTTTTCAAGACTAGGCGAACATTTAAAAGTATTCAGCTCTGAATCTAAAAATGTAAATGCGCTCATAGAGTGTAAAAAATACCACCCACAAGAATGGAGAGCAATGTATCTTAAAAATCAAAAATCAATTCTACAAAAGGAGAACCTATGAAGAAATTTTTAACACTCACTATGCTCGGCTTTTTAGCTATAACAATCTTAGGTTGTGGTAGTAGCAAAACTAAGATTCCCTCAAAAAGCCCTTGTGCTTGTTATGACATTATCATTGATATGGATAAACAAGGATAAAAATGACTTTTGAGGATAATGAATACAAAAAGGACGCAAACTTTCTATTTAAGTTAGAAAGGCACATTAAACAATATATGTTTTTTTGGATTATTGCAGAATCTGCGATAATTGCATTATTAATTATTACCATAATGGTAATGCTACCACTCAAGCAAAATGTGCCTTATCTTGTGTTTTTCTCAAATGCAGAGAGTAATTTTGTAAGGGTAGAGCAAGGAAACTTAAATATTAGAAGTGAAGAAGCACTTCTTAAATCTATCCTCGCAAGTTATGTGCAAAAGAGAGAAACAATTAATCGCATTGATGATGAGTTACGATACGAAGACATAAGAGAACAAAGCTCTAATAAGGTATGGGATACTTTTAGAAGAATCGTAACACAAGAAAACTCTATCTATCAAAATAAGGAGATATATAGAAAAATACATATCATCAACCTAAGCGTATTGTCAAAGAGCGTAGCCAATGTAGATTTTATCTCTATCACTCAAAATACTAAAGACAAAGAGCTCAAGCGTTACCGAGCCACACTCAAATATGATTTTATAGAGCAAGGCATTAGTTTTGAATCTGTGCCACGAAATCCCACAGGATTCATAGTTGAAGATTATGCGCTTACTGAAGTTTTTATTAACGACCAATCACAAAAACAGGAGAACAAATAATGAAAAAAATAATCCTTACATTTCCCCTTTTAACCTCTTTTGCTTTAGCCGAACAACCCTCACTAGAAGAACTAACCAATCAAAGAGTGCTAGAAGGGCAAGAACAAATGTTAGAAATGGTAACAAAAATCCAAGACTTGCAAGACCAAAGAGAACAAGATAAAGAAAAAGCCAAAAATAGCCCTATGTTAGATTCTACAAGTAGAGATTTTAGTTCAAGCTCAATTCCTATTCAAATGCAATCACAAACTCAAGAACCACCGACAGAACAAGAAATATTACTTAGAAAACAAGCGGTAAGAAGCCAAAATCTCAATGCAATTCAAGGACAATTCTTTGCCAAGAATTACAAAGGCACAGAAAACACCATAACAATAGATTACGAAAATAATAATACCTATAAAATACGCACAAGAATCGCGATGACAAGCACAATGATTTTTCCACAAAAGATAAAAAATTTTATTTTGGGAGACAATGTAGGCTTTGAAGTGCTAGAAGTGCCTAATTCTCAAAACACCATAGCAATACGACCTAAACTCATAGGTGTAGATACAAGCTTGGCAGTTTTTACAGAAGATGGGAAGCTTTATTCTTTCTATATTTTCTCTACTGATTTTAAATCGTGGAAGAATCCTCATCTCGTTGTGTTTGTAAAAGATAAACGCACCACCATAGAGAAGAGCAAAGACCCATTTTTTGATGAGTATTTTTATGTAGAAGAAGGTATTAATAAGCTAAGAGTGAAAAAGAAAGAGGTATATAAGAGATACAAGATAAAAGCAAAAAAACAAAACACTTGGCTTATGCCTGAAGAAGTCTTTAGCGATAACAACTATACTTTTTTCAAATACGACAAAACACGCTATCCTCAAATTCCTAGCGTATATGTTGTAGTAGATAAACAAGATTCTCCAATAGAAACTAGAGTTATAGGAGATTTTGTTATTGCTGAAACCGTAGCAGATAAATTTACCATACGAATCGGTGAAGCCTATGTTTGCATAGAGCGAGAGAAAGCACAAAAAGGCAAATAATGGTTTATAAGGGAATAGGAATTTTTGCACTTTTAGGTATGGGTATTACCTATGCAAGCGTAAAGGAGAATTTAGATTATCTCTTTGAAAGTAAGTTTCCTATAAGTGATTATGTGTGGCAACAAAAAGGCACACATCAGGGCGACCTTTCAAAAAGTAATATCTTTAATCAATCTCATATACAACCTAATCTCACTATGCTTACCGATGAGTTGGGTAATCCCATACTTGATGAAAATGGAGACCCTATTTATATTGATAAAGAAGGCAATATGTATTCAGGAGAAGGCAAAAAAATTCTTGATAAAAAAATATTGCTTGATAAAACAGGAAAACCAATCCTTGATAAAAATGGAAACCATATCTTTATAGATAAAAATGGCAATCTCAAAGATAAAAACGATAATCCTATTTTAGATTCTAATGGCAACCCTATCAATATCAACAATAAAGAAGCCCTTAATGAGTTTCTTAATAAAAATACACAAAACTCCCCTGAAGAGCAGCTTAGAAGACAGCAAGAACTCTTAGCAGAAGCACAAAGACAAGCAGAACTTCAAGAGCAAATGCGTAAAAAGCTTGAAGAAGAAGCAAGAAAGAAAGCTGAAGAAGAAATGAAGAAACTAGCAGACCCAACTTATCAAGCCTTACTTGCTAAGCAAGAAGAAGAAAGAGCAAGACGAATCGCCCTTGCAAAAGAAAGAGAATTATATAAAAGTGCATTATTAGGTGAAAGAGCAGGGGGAGATTCTCAAATCTTTGCACAACAAAGCTCACGCTATGGAGATGATGGATTCTCCAATCAAAAAAGCATAGATATAGCGACAAACGAACATCGCCTATATCGTATGATACGAGCAGGGAGGCTTATTCCTGCTGTTTTAATGACACCCATTGTAAGCAATATTGAAGGCATAATCACCGCTCAAGTAGAGCAAGATGTTTATGCCGCTCAAGGAAGAGTAGTGCTTATCCCAAGAGGCACAAAGGTAATGGGCTTTTACAAAAATGATAACAAAATAGGGCAATCAAGACTAAGTATAGTATGGAGAGAAATGATAACGCCTCAAGGAGTAAATATCCTTCTTACCAATGCAGTAAGCGCAGATTCAAGAGGGATTAATGGCATTGAAGGCTATTTAGATAATAAATTTGAGCAAAGATATGGCTTAGGATTGTTTTTAAATACTTTAAGCAATGGCTTAATGATAACCATATCAAATGCCACACAAAAAAGTGGCACAGGAGCAAATCCCTATACCACACAACTTTTTTCAAACGCACAAGGAGATTTAAACAATATTTTCAAACAACTTATTTCAGAACAAGCAAAGATTAAACCAACAATAGAGATACGAGCAGGAAGCAGAATCTACATTACACCTACAACACATATGTGGTTTCCCATTCCAAAAAATGGGGAAGTAATGGCTAAGTATTTTAATGATGAATACAATTAAGGAGTAAATATGAATAAAGACGATAGGGCAAATAACAATATTCAAAAAGAAATAG from Helicobacter typhlonius includes these protein-coding regions:
- a CDS encoding TrbG/VirB9 family P-type conjugative transfer protein, producing the protein MKKIILTFPLLTSFALAEQPSLEELTNQRVLEGQEQMLEMVTKIQDLQDQREQDKEKAKNSPMLDSTSRDFSSSSIPIQMQSQTQEPPTEQEILLRKQAVRSQNLNAIQGQFFAKNYKGTENTITIDYENNNTYKIRTRIAMTSTMIFPQKIKNFILGDNVGFEVLEVPNSQNTIAIRPKLIGVDTSLAVFTEDGKLYSFYIFSTDFKSWKNPHLVVFVKDKRTTIEKSKDPFFDEYFYVEEGINKLRVKKKEVYKRYKIKAKKQNTWLMPEEVFSDNNYTFFKYDKTRYPQIPSVYVVVDKQDSPIETRVIGDFVIAETVADKFTIRIGEAYVCIEREKAQKGK
- a CDS encoding DNA type IV secretion system protein ComB10, with protein sequence MVYKGIGIFALLGMGITYASVKENLDYLFESKFPISDYVWQQKGTHQGDLSKSNIFNQSHIQPNLTMLTDELGNPILDENGDPIYIDKEGNMYSGEGKKILDKKILLDKTGKPILDKNGNHIFIDKNGNLKDKNDNPILDSNGNPININNKEALNEFLNKNTQNSPEEQLRRQQELLAEAQRQAELQEQMRKKLEEEARKKAEEEMKKLADPTYQALLAKQEEERARRIALAKERELYKSALLGERAGGDSQIFAQQSSRYGDDGFSNQKSIDIATNEHRLYRMIRAGRLIPAVLMTPIVSNIEGIITAQVEQDVYAAQGRVVLIPRGTKVMGFYKNDNKIGQSRLSIVWREMITPQGVNILLTNAVSADSRGINGIEGYLDNKFEQRYGLGLFLNTLSNGLMITISNATQKSGTGANPYTTQLFSNAQGDLNNIFKQLISEQAKIKPTIEIRAGSRIYITPTTHMWFPIPKNGEVMAKYFNDEYN
- a CDS encoding type IV secretion system protein, which codes for MTFEDNEYKKDANFLFKLERHIKQYMFFWIIAESAIIALLIITIMVMLPLKQNVPYLVFFSNAESNFVRVEQGNLNIRSEEALLKSILASYVQKRETINRIDDELRYEDIREQSSNKVWDTFRRIVTQENSIYQNKEIYRKIHIINLSVLSKSVANVDFISITQNTKDKELKRYRATLKYDFIEQGISFESVPRNPTGFIVEDYALTEVFINDQSQKQENK